Proteins from a genomic interval of Clostridia bacterium:
- a CDS encoding ribbon-helix-helix protein, CopG family: MEQAKRRGRPRRAEKKAAQITIYVDIDTLDEVDERARAAGISRSEWINQAIWDKLGREKSDE; this comes from the coding sequence ATGGAACAGGCCAAGCGGAGGGGGCGGCCTCGGAGGGCGGAGAAGAAGGCCGCCCAGATCACGATCTATGTCGATATCGACACTCTTGATGAGGTTGATGAGAGGGCTCGGGCGGCTGGAATCAGCCGCTCCGAGTGGATTAACCAGGCCATATGGGATAAGCTCGGGAGGGAGAAGAGCGATGAGTAA